One part of the Deltaproteobacteria bacterium genome encodes these proteins:
- a CDS encoding ATP-binding cassette domain-containing protein: protein MSESNNTALIEAENLKVYFPVYAGSIIQRKIGDIKAVDGINFSIPKGKTMGLVGESGCGKTTTGQAILQIEPPTAGKIFFEGNEISGLKKKEVRKLRRHMQMIFQDPFDSLDPRMKVRDIIGEPLVVHNLANDRSDYREQVAELLKVVGLDPPMSERYPHEFSGGQRQRIGVARALAVKPSFIVCDEPVSALDVSIQAQIINLLEELQESFNLTFLFIAHDLALVRHISDQIAVMYLGEIVETASRIELYRNPVHPYTQALLSAVPIPKPKVEAQREHILLKGEVPSPLNPPEGCHFHPRCAQARSECISHTPETKEISPGHFAACHLL, encoded by the coding sequence ATGTCTGAAAGCAACAACACCGCATTGATTGAAGCGGAGAACCTGAAGGTCTATTTTCCCGTTTACGCCGGAAGCATAATCCAAAGGAAGATCGGGGACATCAAGGCCGTGGATGGAATCAACTTTTCCATTCCCAAAGGCAAAACCATGGGACTGGTGGGCGAAAGCGGCTGCGGAAAAACGACCACCGGTCAGGCCATATTACAGATCGAACCGCCCACCGCCGGGAAAATCTTTTTTGAAGGAAATGAAATATCCGGGCTGAAGAAAAAAGAGGTCAGGAAACTGCGCCGCCACATGCAAATGATCTTTCAGGATCCGTTCGATTCTCTGGATCCGCGTATGAAGGTAAGGGACATCATCGGCGAGCCCCTGGTCGTCCACAACCTGGCAAACGACCGCTCAGATTATCGCGAACAGGTGGCCGAACTGCTCAAGGTGGTGGGCCTGGACCCGCCTATGAGCGAGCGGTATCCGCATGAATTCAGCGGCGGCCAAAGACAGCGCATCGGCGTGGCCAGGGCCCTGGCCGTAAAACCCAGTTTCATCGTCTGCGACGAACCGGTGTCCGCCCTGGACGTTTCCATCCAGGCCCAGATCATCAACCTACTGGAGGAACTCCAGGAGTCATTCAATCTTACCTTTCTTTTCATCGCCCACGACCTGGCCTTGGTGCGGCATATCAGCGATCAAATAGCGGTCATGTACCTCGGGGAAATCGTGGAAACAGCCTCACGGATCGAGCTGTACCGCAATCCGGTTCATCCCTACACCCAGGCCTTGCTTTCGGCCGTGCCCATCCCCAAGCCCAAGGTCGAGGCACAGAGGGAGCATATTCTGCTTAAAGGGGAGGTCCCCAGCCCCCTGAATCCGCCCGAGGGGTGCCACTTCCATCCCCGCTGCGCCCAGGCCCGGTCAGAATGTATCAGCCATACACCGGAAACAAAAGAGATCTCACCCGGACATTTCGCGGCCTGCCACTTATTATAA
- a CDS encoding FAD binding domain-containing protein produces the protein MKKFVHINAMTIDEAVSNLKRYRGEASIMAGGTDLLGKMKDRILPGYPEAIINLKMIPSLNFIKEEDGRLKVGALTRLADVAADLKIKAGYTALAQAAGRTASPHLREMGTIGGNICQDIRCWYYRHPDNRFPCLRKGGGRCYAIDGDNRFHSIFGGSVENGCYAVHPSDTAPALIALDATIITSKRTINAEDFFEVKVGGTTVLDQDEVVTGIQVPTPSGETKSAFIKFALRKSIDFPIVNCAAMISFSENKVTAARICLNAVYVTPYRVVKAEETLIGEAINNDNAEAAASAAVSGAKPLSHNGYMVQIARTLVKRTILNCV, from the coding sequence GTGAAGAAGTTCGTACATATCAACGCCATGACCATTGATGAGGCGGTCTCCAACCTGAAACGGTACCGCGGTGAGGCCAGTATCATGGCCGGCGGGACAGACCTGCTGGGTAAAATGAAGGATCGAATTCTGCCCGGGTATCCAGAGGCGATCATTAATCTCAAGATGATTCCGAGTCTGAATTTTATTAAAGAGGAAGACGGCCGGCTCAAGGTCGGCGCCCTGACCAGGCTTGCGGACGTCGCCGCCGATTTAAAAATCAAGGCCGGGTATACTGCCTTGGCCCAAGCCGCCGGACGTACCGCATCCCCGCACCTTCGAGAGATGGGAACCATTGGCGGCAACATCTGCCAGGATATCAGGTGCTGGTATTACAGACATCCGGATAACAGGTTCCCCTGTCTCAGGAAGGGAGGCGGGAGATGCTATGCCATTGACGGGGACAACAGATTTCACTCCATCTTCGGCGGCAGTGTGGAAAATGGCTGCTATGCGGTTCACCCCAGCGACACCGCCCCGGCGCTCATAGCTCTGGACGCCACAATAATAACATCAAAGCGAACGATTAACGCTGAGGATTTTTTCGAGGTAAAGGTTGGCGGAACAACCGTGCTGGATCAAGATGAGGTCGTAACCGGGATTCAGGTGCCGACACCATCAGGCGAAACGAAAAGCGCATTTATCAAGTTCGCTCTGAGGAAGTCCATTGATTTCCCCATCGTAAACTGCGCCGCAATGATATCATTTTCGGAAAATAAGGTTACTGCGGCCCGGATTTGTCTCAATGCGGTTTATGTCACGCCCTATCGGGTGGTCAAGGCAGAGGAAACGCTTATCGGCGAAGCCATTAATAATGACAATGCTGAAGCAGCCGCCAGCGCTGCCGTTTCCGGTGCAAAGCCGTTATCTCACAACGGTTATATGGTTCAAATCGCCAGGACTCTGGTCAAAAGAACAATTCTCAACTGTGTATAA